CCATTCTGACCATTCCGCATAGAAATGTGTTTCTACTGGCTTCATTCTGGTTCTGactctttgttttttacatccaCAGATGTTTTGTGACGCTTTCGCTGCACGTaggttcttttttattttactgcagcAGCTTCTCAGATGAAAGCATCATGACTGTTTATGAAACTATAAAACATCTGATTTAGTTCATATTTTTTACAGATCATCTCATCATATGTGAGCAATCAACAGTCCATCTGATGTGTGGTAAGCCTCTGGTCTCACACAAACTCTTGTGGTTAGAAACCTGCTCATTTCTTTAGTGTTCGCTGGTGGAGACGGCGGTGAGGAACGTTTCCTGATTCGTTAGTTTGTTATTTAGTCTCCTTTAGTTACATTTGACTCCCGGAAAGTTGTGTGTTAAAATTGCTCTGCTTGACCTTTAACCTCAGGTGCAGGAATGACCATCTACGTGGATTCTTCTGAGTATGGACGTCATGACACCGTCACCTGCTCCTTTGGACGTCCTCCATATCAGCTCCAAGACACCTCCTGCTCCAGTTACTCTGATGTTGTTGCTGAAAAGTACcatttctctctttttctctgaAGTCCAGGATTAAAGCGGAGATAAAACTTTAATGTTTGGTTCTCCTGCTGCTCTTCATCCACAGCTGTAATGGGAAAAACAGCTGCATCATCACAGCCAGTAACGATATTTTTGGAAACCCCTGCGTGGGAACCTACAAGTACCTGATCGTGATCTACGACTGTTACTAAGTAGGAACCAGTTCAATCCTGAAGTTTTGTGACATAAACATTTTTGTGCTACAGCAACAGACTTAATTCATGGTTTTCTTCTTACAGTTTAGTTCTTGGCCTGAGATTGAATCAAGCACCAAGTTTGAGTCTCAGAAGAAACATCAATAAAACCACATGCATTCATGTCTTTGTCTTCATGGTTTCTTTTTTACAAACTAACATTAGACTTAAGGTGcagtttggttttttttttctgggGCATTTTTTTACAGGATTGGATTTTTCTGCACTGACCGATATCGATGCCTAAGTTAATAAAAATGAATGTTTAGTCATGTAGCGATTAACATGgattttatatctatatttcaaatgtggtgtagattCAGCTTGTTTATAATCTTGTATTAgttaatcggggcaccaccaagTTTTAAAGTTATCTTGGCACTTTAACTGATATTCAGACGTGTTCAATGTAATCAGTGTCAAatttaacaccacaaattaatctaaaggatgaataATTGCCAGAAGGCGCCGACTATTCTCGAGATCGCTGGAAATGATCAGGCGTTATTAACATTTTGTGATTTTATTACAAGTATCAGTTAATACAGATGACAAATGAACCTAACATAATTTATTATTTCATGCAAGAAAATAAGTGAATAaaccaaagctttatggcagtgaaaTGCAATAACTGATCGGTAATAAAACAGTGAAGATGTGGTGAAACatacaagagtgtgtgtgtgtgtgtgtgtgtgtgtgtgtgtgtgtgtgtgtgtgtgtgtgtgtgtgtgatcgtgTGGGTGTGGTGATGAAAGtgggtgtgttcgtgtgtgtacgTACAAATGAGGATTGGTGGCGGCAGAGAAATGAGAAGTCCTTTAAGAGTTACCGTGAATTTAGATGGAAATGAAACGCCATAAAAGTTTACGTCTGAATTCACTGATCGGGcttagctaaccctaacccatgaaaGTCAGCCAAATGAAATGATGCACAGACCTGTTTTCCTCGTCGCCAGAAGGGAGCCAAAGGGCTGAGGCAGCCTTGGGGTCCTTGCTAATGGGCAGAGACTTCTGGGACTGAATGATTCTGGCTCCCGGGTGTGTAGATCAAGCTGACACCCcacccacatcagaaatccaCGCAAATAGGCAGAGTGGTTAGTGCTAcatttgtgctgatttgtgccgTTGGAATTGTTTGAATAATATGTGCCTAAATCAATGAAGTTAAATGAATAATgtacttacaatgatccattgcagatcttatgatccGTACGTGTTTGATTTGACAAGTTAATCTTTATCtactcatacacatcttcatattAAGGTcacctcacataaagtttaaagattctttatccacagaactagaacatcTTGCGTCTGAAGAAAGGTGTGGTTTTCTGAGAGATGTTTGGTAAAGCctacaaacatgtcaaattctgtttagccagaaatcataacatggTGGATTAATAAATTTAGTGCGACTTCCCGAGTTGTTCAGTTTTGAGCAGAATTCAGAAGTGGCCAATTCGGAACCGGCCTCCTTGAGACATTTCTCTCTTCGACACACAGTCAACAccagtttgcacgctgcaagctgacaacaGATGTACTGCTCGTTAATAGTCCATCCGTGTTAGACTCAACGAACCTTCcagcctgttgtgacctggagacatctcaagactggactggtcgcATTGTGGTTACTCTACGAACTTCGATGCCATGAGGCcaaccgacttctgacagtccggatctgaccggggtctccgatcagggtttgtaaacacaacagattgcatctgatgctgttttattaataatcaactctctagtttaaaattaaacaacaaattcttttacacccagaattcacaatctctttcagatacaaaggttctgataagcATCTactttacatcacaccacctacacatcacattccctcaccgcatatccactccatcacatatcattattcatagcttgtcatttattataattagtttagaaaagaataaaattccttttaactatatacttgactctgtctgaattaatacgaagtgtgtttatgatccctgaaaGAGCAAataatcctaaattcttctggttaaacattcaaagatcaatcagattgatattccatgtttatatggaatatcacatcataTTGGTTGTTACAAGCCATCTTTCCAAGCTAGCCTAACTCTTCAACAGATgttacgtctcagggttgacttgtatttcTATTTTGCGTGGGCGTGATATCAGCCACTCTTTAAACTGCCTGCACGCAGTAGGAGCTAATTAGCAATCACCACTAGCCAAGACTCTGATTCTGGCAACACAAACTGTTTGCAGCTCAAGGAAGACTCAATTCAACCACAAACACACCTTAAGTCACCTGTGGCTTATGTATGCTCAGGTTAACGACTTTATAATGACTAGCCTAACACCTTGGAGTGGGATATAAAGTAACCAGCTTCTCACATTTTCTGGTTACCCGACAACAGACGGAGGCCCCAGACCAGATGCTCCTTTTAGTTTCTCCGTTAAGTGCattgccccttttcggccacaagatggcctcagtggcttctgcctcgtCTGTCTCCCGGTGTTCAGCTGTGGGCAATCTGACAATCACCTGAGCAGCTGTTAAAAgccgttcctccccatccccacatatttctctcctcctgctccctcacatcatcacacaaacatgcacataggactttggggtttggacaagtcagggagtgcgggtatggaccccatttccgcattcctgtggcaacctgccccccaattttatttgcaccttatacacttccactgacgacattccacgcaaacacacacttagggtcttgggagtgagcacacacaatggcagttggcagggggatttctcagcctcctcccgagtgccggtgcccacttcaaattttaaactgcacttagacaccgagggctgtgggtgcaagtggggtggtgtggtggcatcagctggcataggccagacaacgcctgcactgcccactcaccacagccatggaatacacctcatcaacacacaacactacaatggagcaggcagagggagactaggggtcttagcacacctctgttgttgcttgacttcctggggctggaggctaggagggggagctggctgtcatgttgtggtctggggtggtgggttgctgggctcagcgttgggcgggggagcctgctcatcagcaccccagcagaaagggttaaactctggtaaccggtgatggttgtacccaatg
The sequence above is a segment of the Nothobranchius furzeri strain GRZ-AD chromosome 15, NfurGRZ-RIMD1, whole genome shotgun sequence genome. Coding sequences within it:
- the LOC107372605 gene encoding L-rhamnose-binding lectin SML-like, coding for MASRLLFLLFLGNMFCDAFAAHHLIICEQSTVHLMCGAGMTIYVDSSEYGRHDTVTCSFGRPPYQLQDTSCSSYSDVVAENCNGKNSCIITASNDIFGNPCVGTYKYLIVIYDCY